One Cervus elaphus chromosome 27, mCerEla1.1, whole genome shotgun sequence genomic region harbors:
- the C27H18orf32 gene encoding UPF0729 protein C18orf32 homolog isoform X1: protein MRSSATAAFENILAVTVKQASIQVVSRSQRRHPPGPASWVSLGDGAPGKASSSTSPTDSSEGCSRAGSRPRPQRATRYVQRVVRLTQARLCRPLLRYHWLGSARPRDPPSGSVDTVPET, encoded by the coding sequence ATGAGGAGCTCAGCCACAGCTGCATTCGAAAACATCCTAGCCGTCACTGTGAAGCAAGCTTCCATACAGGTGGTGAGCCGCTCGCAAAGGCGCCATCCTCCGGGCCCAGCGTCGTGGGTGTCGCTCGGCGACGGAGCACCTGGGAAAGCGAGTTCTTCCACCTCGCCTACAGACTCGAGTGAGGGCTGCAGCCGCGCCGGAAGTCGTCCACGCCCCCAGCGGGCGACCCGTTACGTCCAGCGCGTCGTCAGGCTGACGCAGGCGCGCCTTTGTCGGCCCCTCCTGCGGTACCATTGGCTCGGCTCGGCGCGTCCCCGCGACCCTCCTTCCGGAAGCGTGGATACTGTTCCTGAGACTTGA
- the C27H18orf32 gene encoding UPF0729 protein C18orf32 homolog isoform X2, producing MVCIPCIVIPVLLWVYKKFLEPYIYPLISPFVSRMWPQKAIRETNDKNKGKVDYKGADINGLPTRGPTEICDKKKD from the exons ATGGTGTGCATTCCCTGCATCGTCATTCCAGTTCTGCTCTGGGTCTACAAAAAGTTCTTGGAGCCATATATATACCCTCTGATCTCCCCCTTTGTTAGCCGTATGTGGCCTCAGAAAGCTATACGAGAAACCAACgataaaaacaaaggcaaagtAGACTATAAG ggTGCAGACATAAATGGATTACCAACAAGAGGACCAACAGAAATCTGTGATAAAAAGAAAGACTAA